GTGACATTACGGCATCCCTCTAGGAGCCTGGCTGTTTAAAACATTGCCGAACATACACCTTCTCTCATTCTCCTTTGCATTGAGATTTGCAGTGCTGCTGCATCATTCCAACAGCTTGTCTGTTCATCCGAGTGCAACCGTTTACCATCCCAGCTGTGCTGCAGATAAACACTAGCTGTCACACTCTGAAACCTCACGAaatcactacacacactgtCAGCTGAGGGACATGAGTGTGTGGTGCAACACATGCAGGGAATCTCTTCTGTTAAATCGTGGAGCCTCGATGAATCCGCTGACATCCACTTGCTTGCTCTGGGGGGCAAGGGGGTCATTTTGTCAGGCTCTAACCCTCATGTTGAGTGGGAACGTGATGAATAATTGAGGGATACATTCTGTACTTTGGGCTGTAATGGGGAAATTCTTGCTATGCCCTAATTGGTGGATACGAGGGCTATAAATTGTTAATATGGGGCTTTTATTCGCTTTGGTTCAGGTCACTGTCCTGAAAGgcagctgagagagagagagagaaggaaaaagagaaagaatgagTGAACAAGACTGATAGAGTGCGAAAAATGAACGACTAATACAGGAGCAGAAAGGATAGCGAGAGTCAGAGACCGTCCATCATAGACCAATAGATtagactttttctttctttgaaacATCTGAGGTCAAACCGGAGTTTGAATAAAAGCACGAGCCAAATATTACGTCTTTTCCCTCTGGACAGTTAGAGGTTTCTCTGCATATGATGGATTCTCCAATGTGTTGATATTTCTCATGACCAGAACTCTTTCATCACTGAAACTAAGTATCCACCATGACAGCATCTGCTAGACATCGATCATTTCTATAGACTGTGATGCTAAAGTGAATCTGAGGTTATTTGTCCAATAGCATTATGGCTTGCCTTGTAAAGCAATACTGTTGAAAATGATATTTGCCCAGTGCTACTGCAAGAGAACTGGCtggccatgtacagtatattttggaGTTGAACAGATGTCTTAGTGAAATATGAAAATGTGGCATGGGAGAAGTCCAGGCTTTGCGGTGATGGAAGGGTGTTTGTAAAAGCCTTTGCGGAGATGTGTCCCAAGGTTCACAAGAGCTTAAGTTTCCTTCATTGGATATATCCTCATGCTGGGTTACTGGGGTACTAACTATGTACGATCAGTAGAACGGTATTATGGCATGGGGAAGGGAAAGGGGAATTCTCCGGGTCCTGAACTGGAAGAGGTCATTCTGCTCGTCGATCATCTGGAAAGAATCTGCACATGTGTCAGTGTCACATCACATTTAATCCAATCTCCTTAAAGGGATTCGATCATAATTGACATTCCTCCATTAGTCTGTTGATTGACGAGTGTCAGTTTGTGACAGGTGGGACTTCTGGAGTCATGAAGGTTAGATTCTATGTCCCTAATCattggtatatacagtaaaacaacCTCCCTCTTACAAAATATTTGGTATTCCTGTCAGATTTTAAGACcatatctttattttaatattcctTTACTGTTACATTCTTTGTATTTGCATTGGATGGAATGTTAACCCCTTCTTATTTTTGATATTGGATTGCCACTGGATTGATTAttaggaacttttttttatgtttgtaaatGGAAAACTAACCATTATATATTGTGCTTAAAACGCAGTGTATCATGTACCAAATGGTTTGGGTTGGCATTCAATTCCTTTCCCTTTACGAATCTTACCTCTTTTCTTTCCCCAGAGACCTGATGCCCAAAACCTTGGACGGTCAGATCACCATGGAGAAGACTCCCAGCTACTTTGTCACCCGTGAAGCTCCAGCTCGGATCCACTCCATGTCGCGTTCCACCAAGCTCATAGTGGTGGTGAGGGATCCGGTCACACGAGCCATCTCGGACTACACCCAGACGCTGTCCAAAAAGCCAGACATTCCCTCATTTGAGAGCTTGACTTTCAAAAATAGGACTACAGGCCTTATCGACACCTCATGGAGCGCCATCCAGATCGGCATCTACGCCAAGCACCTGGACAACTGGCTCCAGTTCTTCCCCATGAGCCAGATCCTGTTTGTGAGCGGCGAGCGGCTTATCAGCGACCCTGCTGGAGAGCTCGGCCGTGTCCAGGACTTTCTGGGCCTCAAGAGGATCATCACAGACAAACACTTCTATTTTAACCAGACCAAGGGCTTTCCATGCCTGAAGAAGGCTGAAGGAAGCAGCAAGCCTCACTGCCTGGGCAAAACCAAAGGCCGAACACACCCCAATATCGACCCCGAGGTGGTGCAAAGGTTACGAGACTTCTACCGACCCTTTAATATGAAGTTCTACCAGATGACTGGAAGGATATTTGGCTGGGATGACTGACTTTGTGAAGTGTTTAAAAAGACCGTACACTATGATTGATTGCAGTTCAGCTAGTACAAGAAGTGCCCCAATATTGATATGAGGTTTAGTTGACCCTAATGCTCTGTTCAcccttaaaatgattttattatcaTTGGTATATGTATATTCCTGAATtccttttacactttttatcaAATCAGAGGGACCAACGTATTAAGCAAAGTATTAAAGTATATAACACTTAGGGGTTTGGACCAGTTTTATAATGAAGATAAAGTGTTATTAATATTCCCTCCTGTGCACACAAACCTGCCTTTAAAAGATTCCCTGATGCACTGTTGGGGGAACGCTTCTTTAAATGGTCCAATTACTGAAAATGAACCAGGTTTTTAAAGAGATCCATGGACAGGTTTTAAAACTTGTATGTGtacatggtacagtatatggtattaCATTATACCaaacattacaatatttttttttttcggaaacATTGGTAACCTGAGGGTTTAGTCTACATTACTGatctcaacaacaacaacaacaacaacagaaatctatgcaattctttattatttaattaattccaaTCCAGATTCAGATTGTTTATGTACATAGTGCTGGAGTTCAGGATGTCTTTTTATTCCAGAGGTTCTCAACTCCAGGTCTGGTCAGCCTCCACAGCCAATCCACAGACTGAAGTTCTCTCATGCTTCAACACCCTTGGTGGCTCTGTACGTGTGTAAGACCTGCGAAAGACCTGCGGATCCTGGCCATGCAAGAGAAATGACCCtaaagaacccagaggaaacctacatGGACATGGGGAAACACTGAAACTTGGAGACTCCACTCCCAGGCTAACAAATTGTGCAGGTCCCTAAAGAccactttattcttttttttttttatgtctgcatTTCAACAAAACTATGCATCAATTACAATGAaccctttgattttttttttttttttaaaaaggtgttcAGTACAATTTTGCCATACTAACTACCAAGCTGCTTCTAAAGTGTTGCATTGAAACGagcatacaatataaaaaaaaaaaacactattttttaaatatatatttatttaaaaattaattgcaTCCACATAAAGTATAgatattttaataatcaaaaacaaaatctgTCCTCACCTTTTGTGTTttaggttcttttttttttcgtaccTTATAACATGTTTCTTTAACCTAAATCAGAATTTTGTATAATTGTTCTAAATGTAGTTTTTTCTTACTTTCATTTACACTCCATTATCATATTTCTCATTTCACAGTTGGCCCAGGTTCTGAGCTGTTTTTAATGCCAGTGATTGCGGATCAGGTGCTCAGACACAGttcatgtgtactgtatgtgtgcataaatgtgtgtgtgtgtgtgtgtgtgtgagttgatGTTGCTGAACCTCGGTCTCGACCTGATGGTTTGTGTTGCACCGTACAGCCCTACATTGTTTCTGGTGTATTATTTCTGATCGTGTAACACGCTTTCAGGAATCTATTTTGTGATGCTGCTGTGTGGgctgtgaatgagtgtgtgtgtgtgtgtgtgtgtgtgtgtgtcataaatTTATAGTGCCTCAAGGGAGCACTCAGTCATTCTGCAACCTTTTCAAAGACAATTCTGCGAGAGCAATGCAACTGAGTTGTTCTTTGCAATATTATCAATCGAtcaatgtgttgtttttgtttgtttgtttgcttgtttgtttgtttaatttaaaacggtatggatttttttttattaaagccctcttttaataaaatgaaaagtatgtttaataatataaaaacccACTCttgatttatgtcatttttaacTAATATTCGGGTTGCATATAGAGGCTTACtcttattctttaattattaaaggTTCTGTGCCAAATTCTAGCTATTTTTTCACGGTTTTGACGAAGAGAGCATCTCATGATtgatatcatatacagtatttttatttttaaagataattatgagaataaaccttttattataagaaatgtaatagttttgtttgtttatgtcttCCAATGACCTTTGGATGACGGAAAGCCTCACCACGGTCTTTTTAAACAACCCTATGGCTGTAACATCTTGGATATTATGAACACCACATTACGACTGCAGgcttctgggccaccgtaggCCATCACATCATCCTGCATTAAATCCTCCACTCCACAGGCCTGGCTGCGCTCCTATCTCGCGTTCTCCACCCTCTCCCTTTCGTCTCTGCTTATCTCCTGCTCTTCTCTCTGCCAGAAGCTGCCGGAGGATTCCTCGTTCGAGAGCGTGCCATTCCAGGCCCGGGTGTCCCCGCTGTGCCGATGGCTCAGACGAAACTTACCAAAGAGGCTAATTTGGCTGAGCTGAAAGTCATGTCTGGATGCTAAGAAAAGTGGTTTGGGAGATTTTTGCACAGTCGTCGCTCCTCTAAGGACCTTTAGGGTGTTTAAAAAGAGGCATGACCTAGCCAACTGTTTGTCCCTTGCTATCAAGAAGCACTTTTTCTTTCTGCTCTGTCTTCTGTGAACATCTGAACTCTCCACTATCCATTTATCTCTTTCTTTCCATGCACATGCTTTGTTTCAGGTTTctggatgtttttctttttttcctgtcttCACCCTGCCGAGTGGATTAGACTCGCACACCCAGTGTGTTTAAGTGGTGACAGCAGACGGCTCGGTGTGCTCAGTCAACTCGGCTCAGTGCTAAATGAAATTCTTCAACCGCGTCTCTCAGATACGCCACAGCCAGCGGTGAGATCTTCATTAAACCGCAGACTCGTCATCTGCGCTTCGTGGTTTCTCAGGAACatgacaaactttttttgtcttattaccTTCGAGAAGGAGTAATAAAAAGAGATGCTAGTGAGGGAGTTGAGAGCAATAACTTCATATTTAAGTGATAACATGAATTCTACCTTTATGATGATGGACTTTCAACACCATTAAGAGCAATTataaagggataaaaaaaaagacattatttatcattcattcattcatcttctatacagtttattcctgtatacagggttgtagggggcctggagcttatccctgggcacacacacacacattacaggcaattagcctaatctgtatgtctttggattggAAAacgaagtacccagaggaaaccacatgcaccaagcacggggagaacatgtgcACAGACCCaaagcgggaatcgaaccctaaaCTCAAACCCAAGAGGTGAAAAGCCACAGTTCTTATCCAAACAACACCAGTACACCCCCGTACCACcactttatatattaatatattagaaaaaacagaaatgttagTAAGTCACCGTATTATGAGGGATTAAATCACTggtaaataaaggtaaataataattctgcttattttcctgggaaaaaaaacaatttaatattttttaaaaagatttttttctccaccaagcacggggagaacatgcaaactccatccacacagacCTGACACGGAAATCAAACCCATGACCTGGAGGCGCAGTGGTGACCACTAAGCCATCGCGCCGCCAAATCAAGCCAATAAAGCAGCATAAATTGAAAATTTGACCTGAAATGACCCTCACAATGACAGAGAcagaatagagagagagagagagaaaaggagaaagagagattaaaAGTAAGTAAACTGCAGAACAGGATCAGGTCTGCTATATTTGCTGCTGCTATAATGGTCTGAGACTGTTTTCCTGAAACCTGCTTCAACACTCCATTTCACCCACATGAACACTCCACACAGCTTTGGGTCTTGCACTGGGCCACATCTGGATGggattgtttttattctttattttctactgATCTTGGAGAAATTCTGATAATCCTGAACAaacatggctgtgtgtgtattactgtaactGCATGGCACGAGACTTTCATGATTTTCACCGCTTTTGGATTCATCTGCATTATTTCAATATGGCTGATCTGGAAAAACACACCAGACGAAAGCTTATCGTACCTGCATCTGTCACGAAGTGGCTAGAATACAGCTTTCATACAGTATCAATGCATTGCATGGAacgtaaaaatataaaatctgtgCTTTGAAGTGAAGCTCAAGAAGATAAACGCTAAACTGTAATTATGAACATCTAAAAGGAAAGCTTCAGTCCAGACACATAGGCTTTAAACAGCTTGCTGCTTTCTCACACACTTCTTTTAAAGTGACGGAATCCTctcggttaaaaaaaaaaaaaaaagccctaatTGTTCATGACACTCAAATCAAAAATCATGCAAAGTTCAGATTTTTCACCGAGGAGATGGAAAGCAGGATGGCAGCAGCCTAAACATGCAGTCTTAAAAAGCCCTGTGTCGGGATTGCTCGCTCCCCGGGGTCAGGAAGCCGATGCTGGGCTGCTGGAGGTCCTGTCACTCCTCAAAGCTCCGAGTCGGTGGTTCGTGTCAAACGTCTCGTCTCGAAAGCTAAAACGCTGGGTGTCATGGATCTTATGTGCTGTGCTACGGTTAAATAAACCAGGATCAGGAAGCTGTACAGGAGTCATCACATAGTTTATTATAGTGCAGATTGGATTACATCAAAGAGAGAACCATTCACAAACGTTTTCGCAAAAAGTCTTTACCAGATTGTGGGAGATACTCAATATTAACACTTTTACAAATTTACTCCACTATTCCTTCATTTGCAGAGCAATTTTTAAAACAGACATTTGATACAAAGCAACTATACAGAAGTCTAGATATAgagatatttagaaaaaaaactgttataaaAGCGTTTATGAATGGTTCTCTTTTTGATGCAATAAAcgggtattttattttattattcatggcattttattctattttattatttgtaagcaatgtaaattagatttttttcaagCTTTTTACATCCTAAAGTTTTCTATAAGTAtctaatttgtaatttttttttttatttcagactttatattcttattgccaactatgatttttattttattttaaattttatggtcATCAGTGGTCGTATAAGGATTTACACGCTTATCATTTACACGGCCAATCAGATGCATTTGAAAGTTCAGATATGCAGAAGAGGGTAGATAGCACTTTTCTAAGCATCACGAACAACAGTGTACGAAACATACTGTACCTAAgtataagcttttattaaagaaacaatAAGCTATTAGAACAAACGCATCGATACACATGAACCGCTGAACACTTAACACCTAAAATACTGCTAAAACCTTTGATTGatcagatttaagaattcaACACAACTGTGATATAACTAATGTAAGCTTAAACCAGAGTCCTACTTTAGACTATTCTATCTCTCTGTAGCTCTCGCTGGttgtacacacatttatcacatAACACACTCCCTCCATGTAGACATGCTTCAGGCGCACCCAGGTTGTTCAGGCAGGCAGAGGTGTGCAGACCACGAGGAGATCAATAATTAACAAGTTAAGAATGGCAGAGTGTTGTATAGAAGCAGGAGCGGAGGAAAGTCAGCACATCTACCAGCAATTATTTATAAACTCTTGcaccaagaagaaaaaaaaagttccaacaCAGGCTGAAGACCAAAATTCGAAGGCTGAGAGATAAGATCGATTTTTTTGTATCAGCCGGATCTCTCATCAGGTTAGAGTGCCAGTCTGGTCAGATAGAGGACAGGGCATTAACTTGTAGCTCATCAATTTGTCTAACGTTAATACTAACAAGTCAAAAGCACTGGATATGCACGCAATGGTCCCTAAAGGAAAGCATTGCTGCATTGAGATCATCGCTCAACACTGAGGTCTCTTAACTAAAGTCTCGGTCTAGTGGTTAAGACAATTCCTTTGGAAATTGTAACGAAAACAAATGGTAGTGGTATTGTTGACGAGAAGATGTCAAACTATTTTGCATCATAAAAATGGACAGCAGAAACCGGagcttaatattttattaaatattcaatagtgaaagtaagagcaggCTGTGTGTCTattagaaaaccacttgttaatgtgactaatcagaaaaaggcttcagtttgctagggagcataaagattggactttggagagaggtcatgtgatctgatgagttcagaggGAGTccattccagagtgatgggcgtgtcagggtgagaagggaagcgcatTACGCAATcgtgcatagtgtccactgtacaagcctctaaagtcagtgttatgatctggagttgcttcagttggtcaggtctagactcagcaacattatgtggcaataaaataaagtcagctgacgacctgaatgtaatAAATGAGCAGGTTTACATTGCATTGatggagtgttttttttcccccctgatgGCACATTTACCATCAAAGAGCTCAATACTGGCTCACTGACTTGTCCACACGAAGCCAGGTATTTtcttaaaactgcattttttctgctttttcgtTTTTTATGATTCTGTCCACACAAcctatttgttaaaaaatatctttgtccacaTGAAAATGCAAACACCCTGTTAAGTGCTGTCAGGAGCACGCCCAGTGAACAGGAGGCCAATCAGAAACCCGGGCAAAATGTCATTACCGGTTCCGACCGAATGCGGACACGCATGTAAAACGTCCGGTACGcaatgttaacacagtcactGGTTTGACATCATGACATCATCGGCACACAAGGTGAAAACAGAGTTCTGAAAAATCTTCACTTTGAAAAGGGTTCTTCAAAAGCTCCGTTTTCAACGACTTTAAACTGCGTTTGCATGTGGATGAACCAAACTGGTTTCATGTTTGCGAAATCAGATCAGTTTGCATGATTAAAGTTGTATCCAAAGTTTCGAAGGTAAAGGGTGGGGTGAAGTCAGGGCCGTCATATGTATGTatcgttttgtatgtatttgcatgaagtaaaaaaaataaatcacttgtcTATTTAAAAGAATCCATTTTTCTACTAGATCTATTTTAATGCAACATGAACTTGAGGAAGAATTgttaaaaatttgaatatttgtCTTTAATGTCTTAAAAATTTGACAACCGTTTCTATCTTATATAAGACTTGCACTGTACTGCATTCCATGTAAAAGCCATTGCATTATATCCTTGCAATACACATACAAAGGTAGCAGCAATCcatttgggtgtgtgtgtgtgagtgtgtgataaAGTCTTGTTTGAGTTTCTCCAGGgccctttttaaaaagtgtgatgAATGCATTTGAAACATGGCCTCCATGTAAACATGTTGTATTATGACTGAGCTGTCTGTGGTGTCACGCAGCTGCTAAAATAATTCACACACTCATGAAGTGTTTAGCTAAAGCATGATGCCTCATGTATTACCGGCTTGCTCGAGGCAGCCATTCTTTACACGGAGCACTTGTTTGAGAAATTCGCGAAAGGTACACTTCCACTGAGAGTTTGGGATCACGAGTGGAAAGTTGGTTAAAGAAACAACATCAATTCTTGCGCATAGAACTGACATCCAGGTAAATATCGCACAAAAACAGGACAGGCTATGCTTTTCATTGCATGTATTTgaattagctaaaaaaaaaagaaagaaaaaggtgtACAGGTGTGTTTACGCTGGTGTGTGTAAGTGTCAGGTAACAGATCCCAGGTGGTGAGCCTGGGGCACCCTCAGGTCATCTCTGTAGAGCCTGGTGTTTTGTCGCAGAACCTTCGCTCTCTCTTTGTCCTCGTGCCGTCATCTGATCCCGGCTAAAACGAGAACAAGAATTAAACGGACACAAAGAGCCTCTTTTAATTAGTGGCAAGCAGCAGATTCGCTCGAGAGACGGGGCTAAAAGGTGCGCAGCACTGCTCTGGGCTTTGTAGGAACTGTCAGCTGCTTCACATCTTATCAAATGATATTGTGTGTGAAGGTGAATCGTAATCATCTGTATCGCATTCCACGAGTCTACTGTATCTGCTACGGGCCTTGTGCTCTCAGGACGCTATTCATGCCACACCATGTGCTCAAATACAATATCAGAAGACGGCTATATTGTATTCAGATAGATTTCTTTTTGGCAGGCAAGTCATATTAGCTTAGGATGATAGATGGTTTACTTCATTGTGGTGCTGTAAATTGATCCGTCTTCAAGGTATGAAAGTTTGGGTCTGTGTTCGCTTAAGCCTAACACTCTGTATGGGACGAAATGAACAAGTTTCaagcttttattaaaaatggaCCGCTGAAAAACACtctacactgatcagccataacattaagcccattatactgtagtttagaTGGATCTGGCCCCTTGGGGCGTGGTCCCCGCAGGGCCTCTGGGAATGTGCTGTGCTATCTGGCACCAATACATTGGCAGAAGTTCCATTGGGTGCTGTTGACTGAGAGGCCCCCACGGATCAGACTTATTTGTCCGgcacattccatggatgctcggTTAGATTGAGGTCCGGGGAATTTGATGGCGGGAACAACAACCTTGACCTCTTTGCCTGCTACAGTAAGTGATGTACTTGAATACCTGTGATGGACTTATTGTTCTAGTGCCTTTCCGTCATGGGAAGCATTCAATTTTTCAGCAGCTTTTGCTGCATTGGCTTATTTGTGTTGGATCGGATCTAACAGGCTGACTTTTGTTCCACACAGGcgtaaatgagccttgggtgctgATGATCCTACCACCAGTTTATGGTTTCAGTTATTGTACTCATTCTAcatgtaattataattataaatctgTAACTGTTGATAGGTGCCAcaatggcgtagtggttagcactgtcgccttgcacctccagtagtttgcatgttcaacccgtgctcggtgggtttcctttgggtactcccggtttcctcccacagaccaaagacatgcagataaggttaactgtcgttcccaaattgcccgttgtgAAGTAAAGTGGTCACTGTAACACCATATGTTATTGCATTatacttaat
The DNA window shown above is from Clarias gariepinus isolate MV-2021 ecotype Netherlands chromosome 14, CGAR_prim_01v2, whole genome shotgun sequence and carries:
- the si:ch211-216b21.2 gene encoding heparan sulfate glucosamine 3-O-sulfotransferase 3A1, producing the protein MACTLPGNATVSVRSVLRTCAVMLVSLLASFYLLQSLTQLGGSALRAQDASESASQSASALVEASEAPLRRKRVLHRWAAVDPVARQRSDGRQALGGRLRALGDGEKRLPHAIIVGVKKGGTRALLEFLRVHPDVRAAGAEPHFFDRFYDNGLEWYRDLMPKTLDGQITMEKTPSYFVTREAPARIHSMSRSTKLIVVVRDPVTRAISDYTQTLSKKPDIPSFESLTFKNRTTGLIDTSWSAIQIGIYAKHLDNWLQFFPMSQILFVSGERLISDPAGELGRVQDFLGLKRIITDKHFYFNQTKGFPCLKKAEGSSKPHCLGKTKGRTHPNIDPEVVQRLRDFYRPFNMKFYQMTGRIFGWDD